The Gemmatimonas aurantiaca T-27 DNA segment GATGGCCCGCTGCGCCTTGTCCTGCGTGTAGGCGAGGCTCTGTCCTTCGGGCGTCTCGATCTGCACGACGAACTCGGAGTTGTCGGTGTCCGGCATGAAGCCACCACCGATGAACGGGACCAGTGCAAACGCGCCCACGAGGCTCAGCACCGCGATGCCCATGGTGGACTTCCGATGGTTGAGCGCCCAGGTGATGATCGAGCGGTACTTCGCAGCCTGACGGTCGAACCAGGTGTTGAATCCCGCGATTTTGCGCGTCAGCCAGTTGCCACCATGCGCACCCGCCACGTGGGGATTCACCCCCCACCAGGCGCTGAGCATCGGCGTCAGCGTGAACGACACGAACAACGACACGAGCACGGCCCACGCCACGGTCAGACCGAACTGGTAGAAGAATCGACCGATGATGCCCTGCATGAACGCCACCGGGACGAATACCGCCACGATGGCCAGCGTGGTCGCCAACACGGCGAGCACGATCTCCGCCGTACCGGTTCGCGCGGCCGTGAAGTGATCGCGTCCCATCTCCCGATGGCGCACGATGTTTTCCACTACCACGATGGCGTCGTCGATCAGAATACCGATGGACAGCGATAGTGCCATCAGCGTGATCATGTTGAGCGTGAAGCCCAGCACGCTCATGAGCACGAACGACGAGATCACCGACACCGGGAGGGCCAGCGATGTGATGGCGGTGGCCTTCCAGTCGTTCAGGAAGAGCATCACGATCACGATCGTCAGCAAGGCACCAATCAGCAGTTCCTTGATGACGTCATCCACCGAGTGGCGGATGTTCACCGAGTTGTCGCGGATGACCTGCAATTCCACACCGGCCGGCAGTGTGGTACGCAGCTTCGTCAGCGCCGCCTGCACGCCGTCGGCCACGGCCACGGTGTTGGCGCCGGACACTTTCACGACGTCGATGGACAAGGCACGTTCGCCATTGACCAACGCCAGTGACCGCTCTTCTTCCGTACCGATCTCCACGCGCGCCACATCACGTACACGCACCGGTTGACCATTGCGCAGGGCCACGATCACATCCTCGAACTGCTTCGCGTCCGTGATGCGGCCCGTCACGCGCACAATGCGCTCGTTGGCGCCCTGTTCGACACGACCAGCAGGCACTTCAAGGTTCTGCGCCTGCAGCGCACCCATCACCTCGGGCACCGTGACACCACGGGCCTCGAGTTCGGCCGGAAGCAGATTCACGCGGATCTCACGCGCCAGACCACCCGCCAGACGCACTTCACCAACGCCCGACACCTGTTCGAGCTGACGGCGCAGGTCTTCGTCGGCAAAGGTGGTGAGCTCCACCATGGGCAACGTCTTGCTGGAGAGCGCCAGCGAAAGAATGGGCTGTGCCTGCGGATCGAGCTTCTGCACGACCGGCGGATCGATGTCCTCCGGCAGATCGCGGCGAATGGTCTCGATCTTGGTCCGGATATCCTGTGCGGCGACATCCACGGCGACGCCGAGGTCGAATTCCACCACGACCTGCGACACACCCTCCAGCGATACCGATGTGATGCGATCGACGCCCTGCACCGGATTGAAGGCTTCTTCCATGCGGCGCGACACTTCGCGTTCGATGACTTCGGCACTCGCACCCGGATAGATGGTCTGCACCGTCACGACCGGGATATCGACGTCGGGAAATTCGTCGATCGCCAGGCGGCTGTACCCGAAGATACCCAGCACGATGAGGCCGACCATGAGCATGGTCGTGAACACCGGGCGTCGAATGGCGACGCCGCTCAGCCCCCCGCCTCCTCCCGATCCCTGCCCTGCACCTTGATTGGACATGGCGATTACTCCTTGGCCTTGGCGGACGTGCTGTCAGTTGTCGCAGGAGTCGCAGCGGGAGTTGTAGCAGGCGTGGTGGCCGGCGTCGCGGGAGCCGCGCCATCCGACGGAAGCACCTTCACCGTGCTGCCTTCACGCAGCGATACATTCGGCGTGCGCAGCACCTGTTCGCCTGCCGCGACGCCGCTCTTCACGGCCACCACACCGGCGGCATCGTCACGCGCACCGACCACCACATCGCGCTTCACCAGCTTGTCGCCGCTGATCACGAATACGCGGCCACCCGTGCCATCGGCCGCGGCATCGAGCACGGCCGTGATCGGCACCACCACCGACTTGCTCGACCCCATGTCGATCTTGCCGCGCGCAAACTGACCACCCACGATGCGACCGTTGGCGTTTGGCAGCTCGACATACACACCCACCTGGCGCGTCCCGGCGTCCGCCACCGGGTCGACACGCGCCACGCGGCCGCGGAAGTTTTCACCAGCCAACGCGTCCAGTGAGAACTGCACCACTTGGCCGGGGCGCACCCGCGACGCATCGGCCACACCGATCTGGCCGGACAACTCCAGCACGCGGCTGTCGACGATTGTGAGCACTTCGTCGTTCACACCCACCGCTTCGCCGCTCTGCCGACTGCGGGCGCTGACCACACCGGAAAACGGCGCCGTCACCGTGGCAAAACCTGCGGTTTCGTTGGCGCTGGCCGCCTGTGCCCGTGCCGCAGCCGCCTGTGCCTGTGCCGCTTCGAGTGAGGCTTCGGCGGTTTCTTTCTCGATGGCCGAGATCGCGCCCGCAGCGAACAGTGCCCGCGAGGCTTCGGCCTGCTTGCGCACCACCGTCAGATTGGCCTCGGCGGCAGCGACCTGCGCCTTCGCCCCGGCCGCCTGACTCATCACACCCGCGGCGCGAATGGAGAACAGACGCTGGCCGGCCTGCACCCGCGCGCCACGATCGACACGCAAGTCCGTGATCGTGCCGGCCACCTGTGCGCGCAGAATCACCTGATCCTTGGGCTGCAGTGCGCCACTGAGCAGGATGGCACTGCCGATATCGGATTCGGTGGCCACAGCCACGTCTTCACTGCCCAGCATCAGCGCACTGGCGTCGGCCGTGGTGGAATCGGCGGCCTTTTCACCAGCGCCACCGCAGGCGGCCAGCGTCAGGGTGAGGAGCGCCGTGGAGAATACAGAGAAGGTCCGCAATGACGTGATCCGCATGGGTCGACGTGCGACGGTGTATGTGAGAAGCGACTCGGAAGTCGGCATGGCTGGCGTGCGATGAAAAGAACGGGATGGACGGCGAGGATCCTGTTTCGACATGACTCAGTTCCTCGAGCCGAAGATGGAGTAGCTGGGAGCGCGACCGAGTGCCCGTTCGACATTGGCATCGGCGATGTGGAAGTCGGCGATCGCCTGCGCCACATTCGTGCGCGCCTGCAACAACGCCAGTCGGGCGTCGGACACTTCGAGCTGTGTCGACAAACCACGTTCGAAGCGCAACACCGTGAGGTCGTGCACCCGCTGCGCCTGCTCGACGGTGCGCTGACGCGCGGAAATGGTGCTCAGGGCGCGCTGCCGTTCACCACGAGCCTGCTGGTATTGCAACTGCACATTTTCCTTGAGCTGACCGAGTTGCAGCCGGGCCTTCGTGAGCTCGATCTGCGCCTGCTGCATTTCGGCGCCACGACGGAAGCCCGTGAACAACGGCAGTGACACGCCGATACCGGCCGACACGTCCTTGTTCCACGGATTGTTCGTGAAACCGAAGGTGGTATTCGGAAGATTCTGCGCACCGTAGTTCACGCGCAGGTCCACCTGCGGCAAGTACGAACCGCGCGCGAGCCCCACCTGCTGCTGACGAATGGCCACCTGCCGTTCGGCGGCCGCGACGGCGGCGCGTTGCATGGTCATGCGCGCCGGATCGGGTTCGCTGAGCGTGTCGGCCTGAAGCGCCGCGGGTGCATCGAGCGCCGTGGTGAGGCGCAGTGGCTGCGTGAGCGGCACGTCGATCAGGCGCTTGAGATCGAGCGCCGCCACTTCGGCCGCGTTCCGCGCCTCGACCAACTGCGGCCGCAGATTCTCGGCTGAGACTTCCGCACGCAACAGATCGAGCTCCGAGGCCGTTCCGGCATCGAGACGCTGCTTCTGCTGGGTCTGGAATGCCAGCGCCTGGTCGAGCGCGGTCTGCGCGATGGCCTCGAGCTGCTGCGCGAGGGCGGCCCGCACATAGGAAGTGCGCACCTGCATCGCGATCTGACTCACCTGCTCGGTGAATTCCGACTGTGCCGCGCGCTTGTAGTCGCTTGCAATGCGCAGCGCCGCGCCCGTACGGCCGCCCGAATACAACACCTGCGTGCCGGTAATGGACGCGACGTAGGCGTTGGGTCGACCCAGTGGCAGGTTGCCGAACAACCCGCCAAGACCACCCAGGGCGGCTTTGTCGGCATTCTGTTCGATGTAGCGCAGGCGTTCGAGAATCGACGCCATCGAATCGGGTTGGAACTTCATCGAGTCCGGCGTCGGGGCGGCGCGGACATTGAAAGGCGTGTAGTAGGTGCGCGTGTAGTTGAGTGAGGCATTCAACTGGGGCAGCACCTGTGCGCGGGTCGCCGTGACATCGGCCCCCGCGAGATCCACGGCAGCCCGGGCGAGTTGCACTTCCTGGCTCTTGCCGAGGGCACGGCGGAGCGCGTCTTCGAGGGACATGAGGGCGCTGTCGGCAGGATTGTCAGCACGCGCTTGCGTGCAATTCTGACCCGGCGAACAGGCGGCACGTTCCTGCGCGGCAGCCGGCGTCACTGACGCAGCAAGCAGCAGGGCGATCCCGGCGATGCGGCCCAAAGGCCGACGATTGATGGAGTTGAAGCTGGGCATATGTGGAAAGGGGTG contains these protein-coding regions:
- a CDS encoding efflux RND transporter periplasmic adaptor subunit is translated as MPTSESLLTYTVARRPMRITSLRTFSVFSTALLTLTLAACGGAGEKAADSTTADASALMLGSEDVAVATESDIGSAILLSGALQPKDQVILRAQVAGTITDLRVDRGARVQAGQRLFSIRAAGVMSQAAGAKAQVAAAEANLTVVRKQAEASRALFAAGAISAIEKETAEASLEAAQAQAAAARAQAASANETAGFATVTAPFSGVVSARSRQSGEAVGVNDEVLTIVDSRVLELSGQIGVADASRVRPGQVVQFSLDALAGENFRGRVARVDPVADAGTRQVGVYVELPNANGRIVGGQFARGKIDMGSSKSVVVPITAVLDAAADGTGGRVFVISGDKLVKRDVVVGARDDAAGVVAVKSGVAAGEQVLRTPNVSLREGSTVKVLPSDGAAPATPATTPATTPAATPATTDSTSAKAKE
- a CDS encoding TolC family protein, which gives rise to MPSFNSINRRPLGRIAGIALLLAASVTPAAAQERAACSPGQNCTQARADNPADSALMSLEDALRRALGKSQEVQLARAAVDLAGADVTATRAQVLPQLNASLNYTRTYYTPFNVRAAPTPDSMKFQPDSMASILERLRYIEQNADKAALGGLGGLFGNLPLGRPNAYVASITGTQVLYSGGRTGAALRIASDYKRAAQSEFTEQVSQIAMQVRTSYVRAALAQQLEAIAQTALDQALAFQTQQKQRLDAGTASELDLLRAEVSAENLRPQLVEARNAAEVAALDLKRLIDVPLTQPLRLTTALDAPAALQADTLSEPDPARMTMQRAAVAAAERQVAIRQQQVGLARGSYLPQVDLRVNYGAQNLPNTTFGFTNNPWNKDVSAGIGVSLPLFTGFRRGAEMQQAQIELTKARLQLGQLKENVQLQYQQARGERQRALSTISARQRTVEQAQRVHDLTVLRFERGLSTQLEVSDARLALLQARTNVAQAIADFHIADANVERALGRAPSYSIFGSRN
- a CDS encoding efflux RND transporter permease subunit; translation: MSNQGAGQGSGGGGGLSGVAIRRPVFTTMLMVGLIVLGIFGYSRLAIDEFPDVDIPVVTVQTIYPGASAEVIEREVSRRMEEAFNPVQGVDRITSVSLEGVSQVVVEFDLGVAVDVAAQDIRTKIETIRRDLPEDIDPPVVQKLDPQAQPILSLALSSKTLPMVELTTFADEDLRRQLEQVSGVGEVRLAGGLAREIRVNLLPAELEARGVTVPEVMGALQAQNLEVPAGRVEQGANERIVRVTGRITDAKQFEDVIVALRNGQPVRVRDVARVEIGTEEERSLALVNGERALSIDVVKVSGANTVAVADGVQAALTKLRTTLPAGVELQVIRDNSVNIRHSVDDVIKELLIGALLTIVIVMLFLNDWKATAITSLALPVSVISSFVLMSVLGFTLNMITLMALSLSIGILIDDAIVVVENIVRHREMGRDHFTAARTGTAEIVLAVLATTLAIVAVFVPVAFMQGIIGRFFYQFGLTVAWAVLVSLFVSFTLTPMLSAWWGVNPHVAGAHGGNWLTRKIAGFNTWFDRQAAKYRSIITWALNHRKSTMGIAVLSLVGAFALVPFIGGGFMPDTDNSEFVVQIETPEGQSLAYTQDKAQRAIETLRALPEVAYTYTTVGSGATGTVTKGEIYVKLQPSGERQRSQAEVMVTARERLATLHGMRSSVLVAGGLGGSVAPIAVEIRGPDVNELQRISQLAMAEMKQIPGVVDIKSSLGDPKPEYRIVLDREVANRVGLDIGMAAATIRPLMAGETATRWEDPSGEERDVVVQVAPEFRRSVDDVGAIPVPTATRTAGRVATVPLRDVAKVEQGTAPAQIDRKSLSRIVTIAANTAPEISLSDASTQITERVSKLALPAGYTISLGGETEQLAETGGYVVETLLLAIILIFLILASQFESFTQPIAIMLSLPLSLVGVLLALILTGSTLNMMSMIGVIMLMGLVVKNAILLVDNANERRAGGADRFTALVEAGAVRLRPITMTTLAMVVGMIPVALGLGEGGGFRSPMARAVIGGLITSTMLTLIVVPVAYSYLDDIGAWVKRRIISPEREKEMEAEREAAGMTTGPTWGD